Proteins from one Gorilla gorilla gorilla isolate KB3781 chromosome 11, NHGRI_mGorGor1-v2.1_pri, whole genome shotgun sequence genomic window:
- the SNORC gene encoding protein SNORC isoform X1, producing the protein MQIPWATQAPLKHSGQRQQHVSSSLGDSFAQESLKTFHFQWSRSKCGRCVCVGGWRKRESTGNFLFPSPRVGLLPGSGKQLTSTVLRASRPPLPSLPARMASCLALRMALLLVSGVLAPAVLTDDVPQEPVPTLWNEPAELPSGEGPVESTSPGREPVDTGPPAPTVAPGPEDSTAQERLDQGGGSLGPGAIAAIVIAALLATCVVLALVVVALRKFSAS; encoded by the exons ATGCAGATTCCCTGGGCTACCCAAGCCCCACTGAAACACAGTGGCCAGAGGCAGCAGCATGTTTCAAGTTCCCTGGGTGATTCTTTTGCACAAGAAAGCTTGAAAACCTTTCACTTTCAGTGGTCCAGGAGTAAAtgtgggaggtgtgtgtgtgttggggggtggagaaagagagagagcacaggcaatttcctctttccctctccaaGAGTGGGGCTGCTCCCAGGTTCAGGAAAGCAG TTAACCAGCACAGTCCTCCGTGCGTCCCGCCCGCCGCTGCCCTCACTCCCGGCCAGGATGGCATCCTGTCTGGCCCTGCGCATGGCGCTGCTGCTGGTCTCCGGGGTTCTGGCCCCTGCGGTGCTCACAG ATGATGTTCCACAGGAGCCCGTGCCCACGCTGTGGAACGAGCCGGCCGAGCTGCCGTCGGGAGAAGGCCCCGTGGAGAGCACCAGCCCCGGCCGGGAGCCCGTGGACACcggtcccccagcccccaccgtCGCGCCAGGACCCGAGGACAGCACCGCGCAGGAGCGGCTGGACCAGGGCGGCG GGTCGCTGGGGCCCGGCGCTATCGCGGCCATCGTGATCGCCGCCCTGCTGGCCACCTGCGTGGTGCTGGCGCTCGTGGTCGTCGCGCTGAGAAAGTTTTCCGCCTCCTGA
- the SNORC gene encoding protein SNORC isoform X2, with protein MLSFPAFLGPPVWLPGMDGPGLGWWSGEDNWGGLADDVPQEPVPTLWNEPAELPSGEGPVESTSPGREPVDTGPPAPTVAPGPEDSTAQERLDQGGGSLGPGAIAAIVIAALLATCVVLALVVVALRKFSAS; from the exons ATGTTGAGCTTTCCAGCGTTTCTGGGGCCTCCTGTCTGGTTGCCGGGGATGGAtggcccagggttggggtggtGGTCAGGGGAGGACAACTGGGGTGGGCTGGCTG ATGATGTTCCACAGGAGCCCGTGCCCACGCTGTGGAACGAGCCGGCCGAGCTGCCGTCGGGAGAAGGCCCCGTGGAGAGCACCAGCCCCGGCCGGGAGCCCGTGGACACcggtcccccagcccccaccgtCGCGCCAGGACCCGAGGACAGCACCGCGCAGGAGCGGCTGGACCAGGGCGGCG GGTCGCTGGGGCCCGGCGCTATCGCGGCCATCGTGATCGCCGCCCTGCTGGCCACCTGCGTGGTGCTGGCGCTCGTGGTCGTCGCGCTGAGAAAGTTTTCCGCCTCCTGA